The following DNA comes from Thermodesulfobacteriota bacterium.
TATCATCATTGCTGCCCTGATCATCGGGTCCGCTTTGATCGTTATCTCTGATGTTCCACCGCTTTTTTACGGAATATCCCTGATCGGCATCGTCGGATTTTTAACCGCCGCGATAATGGGAATGTGGCTTTTGATTGCAATACTGAGGAAAGGACGGCTGTGAGAGGAAAACCTTAGCAAAAAGGCACTTTTACCATGGTCTCGAAAGGGAGATGTCTTTGCGGCATCTCCCTTTTTTTTGCTTTGATTGTCACTATTGGAAAAAAGTTATTCGCCGGTGGCAGCCCCGTGAAGCTTGATTTCAACTTTTTCCGTAAGACCTTCATAGTACTCTCGAAGGATTGCCACCACTTCGTCACGGCCGAAATGATCCGGAAGTTCTTCGCCTTCGGAGAGCATCTTGCGCAGCATGGTCCCTGAAAGGAGAACTCGATCTTCTTTGCCATGGGGGCAGGTTCTCATTGAAGCCATGCCGTCACATTTGTAGCAGTAGAATGTCCAGTCAATCTTCAGCGGGGTACAGAGCAGGGCTTTGCCTCCCTCCGGTGTGGGGATTTTGTCAAAAATTGTCTGGGCTTCAAACATCCCGTAAAAATCTCCCACCCCTGCATGGTCTCGGCCGATGATCATGCGCGAGCAGCCGTAATTCTGGCGGAAAGTGGCATGAAGCAGACCTTCTCTGGGGCCGGCATAACGCATGTCAAGGGGGTATCCGCCCTGAACCACATTGTCTTCCACGAAATAATTCTTGACCAGAGTGTCGATACATTTTACCCGAACTTCGGCCGGGATATCCCCGGGCTTTAGATTTCCTACCAGGGAATGGATGTAAACCCCGTCACAGACCTCTACGGCGATTTTACAAAGATATTCGTGTGACCTGTGCATCGGGTTTCTGAGTTGGAGGGCAGCGACTTCGCTCCAGCCTTTTTCTTCAAATATCTTTCTGGATTCTTCCGGTCGCATATAGACGCCGGCATATTTTGTGGGATATTCACTTTCGGTGAGAACTTTTACCGGTCCGGCCAGATTGAACTCTTTTTGTCCCATGACCATTTGAACACCTGGATGATCGTCTTTGGCAATTTTCCAGAATTCTTCAGCCGTTGGAGTTCCTTCTCCCATAAAGACCTTTTCGCACTCAAATTTTTTGTCATCTTCGGTCATTTCGTATTTTTCGGTCACTTTCATGGTTGCCAGCATTTCTTCTTTTTCAGGGTCGTAGAGAGCTATTTCGTCCCCTTCGCTGATTGCGCCTGCATCCTCGGCTGAAACATCAAGGGTTACCGGGATGGGCCAGAAAG
Coding sequences within:
- the sat gene encoding sulfate adenylyltransferase, translating into MANLIPPHGGKGLTCCLLEGAELEAEKKKAEGLKRILVSPRVKGDLIMMGIGGFSPLTGFMTKADWKGVCSDFLLADGTFWPIPVTLDVSAEDAGAISEGDEIALYDPEKEEMLATMKVTEKYEMTEDDKKFECEKVFMGEGTPTAEEFWKIAKDDHPGVQMVMGQKEFNLAGPVKVLTESEYPTKYAGVYMRPEESRKIFEEKGWSEVAALQLRNPMHRSHEYLCKIAVEVCDGVYIHSLVGNLKPGDIPAEVRVKCIDTLVKNYFVEDNVVQGGYPLDMRYAGPREGLLHATFRQNYGCSRMIIGRDHAGVGDFYGMFEAQTIFDKIPTPEGGKALLCTPLKIDWTFYCYKCDGMASMRTCPHGKEDRVLLSGTMLRKMLSEGEELPDHFGRDEVVAILREYYEGLTEKVEIKLHGAATGE